CCCGTGAGAAGACCGCAACTCCTTGCTCTGTCGCCCACCACCGTTGAGACCGTTTTTTATGAATACATGAATTATCTCTCCCGCTGCTTCTTGTAAAAAAATTTatcttcccgttgcaacgcacggtcatatgtgctagtaataataaataaataaaaacaggtTAACAAAAGAAAGCAGTTTGGGACGTGTTGGCCACCCAGAGTCAGTACACCGGGATTCAAACGCCGTCTCCTCCCCGTAACCCCCACGTTCCACCCATCAATCCCCTGCCCAACCGCCACCTCCCCGCACGCCCCTCCCCCGCGCGCCGCGCCCGCTGCCCCCTCCCTCGctccccgccaccgccgcgcccgCGGCGACCGGGCAGCCCACCCGCCCACGCCCGCCTCCACCACGCCCGCCGCCCAATGCGCCGGCCCACCCGCGGAATAGGCAGCGGTGTATGGGCGGCCGCGCCCGCTCCCTCATCCGCTGGCTGCGCCACCACCGCTCCCGCCGCGTCTCCTCcgcctcatcctcttcctcctcccacctGACCGCGCACACCAATACATCCTCCGCGACCACCGCCACCAGCGACCTGCGCGCACGCTCGCTCCCGCAGCCGCAGGACGACGAGGTCCACTGGGAGGAGCAGGAGCAAGAGCAGGAGGAGGTCGCCGACGGCCCCGAGTCCGACCCCGAGGGATACATTGTGCTCGAGCGGGAGGGGGAGGCCGGGAGCCTGCGCGTCGTCGTACCCCGCGCGCCCGCGCGCACCAACCCGCCGCCACGCATGGATCCCGGCAAGAAGGTGCGTCCTTGCTTGGGTCGCCGCCGTgcccccctcttctctttaattTGTCCCCTCCCCCCGCGACCCCCTTCCGCCGTTCCCGTTCAATGTCGGTTGCCATCGATCTCTCTCGGCTGAAATATGCTGCCGTGCTGCCGGGATTGCTCTGTTCGCTTCATGGATTGGGGAAGATCCACCCTTGGGATTGCTCTGTTCTTGCTCCCTCGCCAGTTCTTTGCGGATCTGTTTTCCTGGAACCACCGATTTTGATACGGTGACGGTCAATCCGGCATCCACAGGCCACAAGGCCAGTTCTTGGATAGTTGTTAATTAATGTCATATAGTAAACTCATAATATTCGCTTGTGCAAACTGCGCCACACATCAATGCCGTCCGTGACAGCCTAATAAAGCGCGGCATTTAGGGGCAAGCAGCGTCACGGGAGCCCTGTTTTCGCTGTTCATGTCTCATCTCAGACAAACATGATGTATGGTGGAAGAGGTTATGCTTTTGCTTTTCAATTATTGGTCCTTGTTGACGATTCCGCGTTTGCCACTTTTGGTAGCAGCAGGTAGATATATATTCAGAAAAACATACTGTTTAAAGTACCAATGTTCAACCACTTCGTGATTCATTCAGTCCAAACCCAGCACAAGCAAGAAGCTGTCCTGAGTGACTTTCCAGTTGTGTGCATGTCTTCTGATCCTTTTCGCCCACCACTATCATTGTTTGTAAGGCCATCGGTATTTTTTTCGGAAAGGGGAATACCCGGGCCTCTGCATCACAAGGATGCACACGCACAGCCATGTAAGGCCATCAATATTGTTTCATATCTTTGTGAGGCCATCGGTATCTTCAATTGAGATGTTCTATCTTTCTTTTTCTCGGCGCGTTTTTACCGCCACTCGTAAATCAGTATGCTAGCACCATCTAGCACTCTGAACTAATGGTATGAATGTGCGCTTGCTCCTTCCTTTTCAGACCTCGGAATCCGAGTTCTTCACGGAGTATGGTGAATTAAACCGGTATCAGGTCAGCGAGGTCATTGGCAAAGGGAGTTATGGTGTTGTGGCTGCTGCTATCGACACCCAGACCGGCGAGCGTGTGGCCATCAAGAAGATCAATGACGTCTTTGATCATGTCTCCGATGCCACCCgcatccttagggagatcaagtTGCTCCGGTTGCTGCGTCACCCGGACATAGTTCAGATCAAGCACATTATGCTCCCCCCTTCAAGGAGGGAATTCAGGGACATATATGTGGTCTTTGAGCTGATGGAGTCCGATCTCCATCAGGTAATAAAAGCGAACGATGATCTCACACCAGAGCATCACCAGTTCTTCTTGTATCAGCTGCTCCGGGGAATGAAGTACATCCATGCAGGTGATTAGACTCCACAAAAGGAAATCGATAATGGTTCATTCGACCTTTTTCATCTCATGTTGCTGTACTGATTGTTTGTTTACATGATGGTTTTGCAGCGAGTGTTTTCCATCGGGATCTTAAGCCCAAGAATATTCTAGCGAATGCTGACTGCAAGCTGAAGATTTGTGATTTTGGGCTTGCCCGTGTATCATTTAATGACGGGGCTCCATCAGCCATATTCTGGACGGTAGCCATTTTAGTAATATTGAGCAGATACTGTTTATCCTGAGCAGCCAAATCTTGGTTTCTGATGATTTTGCATGCCTTGTCTAGGACTATGTTGCAACTAGATGGTATCGTGCTCCAGAATTGTGTGGCTCTTTTTTCTCAAAGGTGATGTAATTTTCATCCTAACTTCATATTACCAACAACAATACCCAGGCTATTGAAAAAGCACAATGACCATACTATAGATTTTTTCTTCCATAATTGTTGTTTTAATAATGATATGTTTCTATGCAACATAGCAATACTATCTGTTGATTAATTTCCATGTTCTCAACTAAAATTCCCTTCCCTTTTAGAGAGAGTTGCTACTACAGTTCTCAAATGTCGGTTCAACCTGTCATGATCTGTATTTCATATGTTGCACTAAGTTCTCTTCCAGTAAAAATGCCAAAAAATTGTTACTTATGGTGTTTTGCCCTCTTCTTTCATATAATCGTAGCTGAATGTAGCGACGCGGCTTGGGCGCTAATTCAAACTTGATGATGTACTTGGTTCTTAATTAATGTCTGTGCATGTTTAGCAAATGCTAAAAGCAGCTGAACTTTGAATTTTGCAGTACACTCCTGCAATTGATATTTGGAGCGTAGGGTGTATCTTTGCAGAAATGCTCATAGGGAAGCCACTCTTTCCAGGGAAGAATGTTGTCCATCAATTGGATCTCATGACTGATGTACTTGGCACTCCTTCAGCAGAATCTCTCGCTAAGGTATGCTTACTCCACACTAGTCACCAGCAAGTTAGAACAGCAGTTGGAGTTATATGTTTTGCCACTTcctatttttcatattttcataatatGTGAATTTCCTGCAAAATTGAACCTTGCATTGATAGCTTGTGTACATGGTTATGAATTTATTATTGGCTTATTCCATTTCTCTCAGTATCTTTTTTGCATCCACGCCCAATATTTACAAACTCTGATTTTCCTTAATATGGTTGCGTGCTTGGTTACTGAGCTACATGGACTACGGATGTCGGCACAAATTGGCATCAATATCAGCACAATCTCTTGCATGTTATATATTTTTCATATAGAATGAAATGTGAATTGTGGGATGATGTTTAAACCATATGTCTTTTACACTCTTTTACCGAATGGTTGCAGATACGGAATGAGAAAGCTCGGCGATACTTGAGCAATATGAGGAAGAAGCCTAAAGTTCCCCTTACCAAAAAATTTCCAGGCATCGATCCTATGGCTCTCCATTTGCTTGAGCGTCTTCTTGCTTTTGATCCTAAGGATAGGCCAACTGCTGACGAGGTACGAATGGCTGAGACCAACTTCTATTTACTATAAAGATATATTGCATCATTGAAAATGTTGGGTAAATCACTGTCCTCAATACTGAGATATGAAAATTTTCTTCAAGGCCCTGACAGACCCATACTTTACCGGATTAGCAAATTCAGAACGTGAACCCATAGCACAGCCCATCTCAAAACTTGAGTTTGAGTTCGAGAAGAGAAAGTTGGGCAAAGATGATGTCCGAGAATTAATTTACAGAGAGGTATTATTGCTCAGCTATTTTGTGGAGATACAGTAGAGCTGCTGCTCGACTCTGTAGTTAGCTAACAACTTCTACTTCTTTCAGATTTTGGAGTACCATCCTCAGATGTTGCAAGAATACCTACGTGGAGGAGACCAGATGAGCTTCATGTACCCTAGGTGAGACCATTATTTTTCCTTAGAAACAAGATTTACTTGTGTTGAGAATTTTATGATGACTATGCTTTACTCTCTTCTGCATACACTGAATTATGTATGATTGGTTGATGGTATATTGCAAACTCTGATGTTTGTGCATGTATGGTGACAGTGGGGTGGATCGCTTCAAGCAGCAATTCGCTCATTTGGAAAAAGGTGGTGCGAAGGGTGAAAAATCCAGTCCACAGTTGCGACAAAATGCTTCCTTACCAAGGTAATATGCTGTGACCGAGACTTAAATGTATACTTCCAAGGCATTACATTTCTTTATGTAGAATGGGCATGTGGATACTTATGGACGAAATTGTTTGTTTTCTAACCAAAATTTCTTTCCTTTGACAACCTTGTACAATTTTCCTAAAGACGATCTGTTTGGACTTGGCAAGAGTATTCAACAAATTAAAGacttcatcataagtatcatatttgttttgctttttgCAAGTTGCCAGAGATTTTAAATCAAATATTTTTGAATGTTAAATTTGATAGAGAATAATGTTTCACATGATGAGAtgtttatatatataaaaaaagacaaCCTTTTAAGTTTTTGTATCTAACAATTCTCGCATCTTGTCTCAGGGAAAGAGCAATTGGCAATAAGCACGGAGATAGTGACTACCAAGTAAAGCTGAATACAGGTGAAAAGCCAGTACATGCATCAGTGACAGATGGAATAAGCAAACCCCTCATGAGTGCTCGGAGCTTACTGAAGAGTGAAACCATGAGTGCTTCCAAGTGTATAggtgaaataaaaaataaagatgTGAGTTCAGCTCATCCTTTGTTACTACAGTAAATATATTTGCTCCTCTTTTCTTACGAAATTGCCGGTATATTTGAGTTCCATACTTGCAGGCTGTCTTTCACCTTTTTTTTTTTCCTTTGGAGTGTTTAATTGTTTATATCTCTAAGACATCTCTATCTAATTTGAGCAATTTCTTAGTTAATGCTGCAATGTCCATTCAACATTTTCCAGGATGAATACGAGAGCGTGGATGCAGCTGACGGCGTCTCTCAGAAGGTCGCTCAACTGAAAACCTGATTTTCGAAGGTTACAGAAGCGATCGGTAGTATATACTATGTACAACAGCATGTCTATAGGCGCTCAAGATCAGAATGATCTTTAACCGAAGCCAAGAATTCTATACAACAAATAAGACCACAAAATCATCTGTTATGGTAACCTTGTTGTGCTGTAATGTAAAATTTTCTACTCGTTTTTTGTACTTTGACAAAGAAGAACCATGTCTAACCGACAAGCTAGTTCCCCGTCCTTTCCTCGGAGGAGCTGCCACGACCCTGTACAATTTTGTCAATATGAAGTACCATGCCCCTATATTTCTGTTAATATGCTGTTATTCTGATCTTGTAAACCTTTTGCAATCAGAGATGCTCTTTGCCTTTGTTAATTTATGCAAATGTTTGTCCAGAGATGCTCTTTGTATCTGCTATATATGCAAATGCTTGCCCTGTTTTCCATTATTGCGTGTTTCAGTTGTGGCCATTAGATACGGCAATCTTCTTTTTCGTCGATGGAGTTAACATATCTTTTGGGGCAGTCGTTAGACACCCGTACAAGATGAGGGAAGAAATGGTCTCCTCATTGGACTTGGACAATGTTTATAGATGATATTTAATGTTCATTGTGAGAATTGGCCTTTGGTTAGATCAGATTCAGCGCACGTTTCAAAGCAGGTTGAAGCAAAGACCAGCAGCTGCGTCATGCATCGGTTCCACAGCCTCTAGCATATTTGGATCGGAAACTTCAGAAGAAAATAAAAACCTCATCCGCTTCCTCCCAACTACTCTCTCTTCTTACCATAAAAAAAAACTACTCTCTCTTCTTTGCCCCTCACTCCCCAAACGATAATTCTACACCTACGAAAAGAACCTACGTAATCTTACTTACCCTTCCATAAAtactcccccccccccttgatttTAACCGGGGTGGGCCCAGCCACTAACCCTAAACCAATTAATTAGGTCCAAATCAGCCTTTACGTAAAAGCCTCACGTAACTGTACGTGGGTGTAGCATTGCTCCTCCCCAGATTCCCTATAAATTTGAAGTGCGAGCAGTGGTTTCTTGGGGAAAATATGTTCTTAACACCACAACTTCGTTTTTCTCTGATTGTTGATAATGTCGAATGATTCTATTTATGAATGACGAACATTAGTAGTAAGGTTGGAAATTTATGGATGAAAAAAAAGaaatctggggggggggggggagggggtcaaATGTCCTCCCCTCCAGCTCAAGGTGGCAATGTTGTTATCCAAACTCGTCGCGGGTTGCTGTGGTGGCCTCACCGACATTCCCTTTGACCTCGATCGaagatatgtgatgcatgtgtcgGCTGCCTTCCCGCCTTTTCCGCTTCGTCGCCCTCATATTCATCGTCGTGTCCTCATCCTTCTTTGAACCATTATTATTTATTTCTAGGTAGTGCATTTTCACGACCCAAACTGACGGATGGGACGAACAACTGGATTGGTACCAATAATTGGATACAACTTAGGGATACAAAGAGATTTGAGGTGAGAAATCAACAAGACGCAGGGCCTGACAGAAGTAGCGGAGGAGTCAAGGAACGGAGCAGAGACGAGAAGATGAAGATGACACTAATTCAATCACTGCCTCCTCCTATGCTCCCTCGATTGCATATGTAGCCCATGCTGGTGGGACCTAGCCCGCAAATGACCAGCGCATCTCTAAGCCCAGGCCCACAGACATACAATGACATCCCATAGGTGGGGTGTTACACTCTccctcccttcaaatttggcttgCCCTCAAGCCGACGATGAATATCCTTGAATCAAGAATGCCGCCACACTTGTCAAGCCGAAGAGTCAATCCACTTGGATCATATGGTAGTAGTATGTGCTTGGGGGTGATCATGCGGCTAATCACCGGCTGATGAAAGAAATTGCAATCCTTCCCATAAGTGTGCTTGGTAGTGTTCAGTTCTCCCAACTCAATGCTAATTTTTTGAATATTTCCACTGCACCACCAAGAGGAACATGTTAGCCTGTGCAGAGCTGCAACTTATCCTTTGCCTGCAGGCAGGGCAACAAAGAAACAAGCAGTTGTATAATGGGTTGGAGATGTTGCAACAACATTACTGCAGTTCTTATAGTCCTTTCGTGTTGTTGATGACTCTCGATTTTGCTGGTGTGAAGGAAGATGATGAACTGAGAGTACAAGTACCCAGCTAAACCATCTCTATATATAGAACTCAAGTGCTAAGAGCAAGCGTCCATAAAATGTTGCACCCTTGTACTCATATTTGTGAGAAGACCTATTGATAGTGACCATCTCTCCTAGAATCAAGTTGGTCTGGCACTCACTAGTACAAACAATCAGAGGAGAGCAACAGATTAAACCAGGCTTGGGATCAAAGGTATATACCATTTCTTATGCTTGCACCCATAACCAGAAAGAATCAAGCTGCTGGTAAGTAGGTTGGACATGTTGCAACAACATGACTATAGTTACTAAGGTGCCTTGAGGTTGATGATCCATCTCATAATTCAGCCCTGCTATGAACACCAACACATGCTTATATATAATATGAGGATATTGTGATGCAAGGTGTCAACACATTACTGGATCTTGTATCATATAAAACCATAGAATATATGAGCATTGGATCCGAGAATAAAGCTCAGTTCTGCTGGTTTGAATAAATGCAAGGAGCTGAAGGTAGAAGCGCACAACTAAACCATCTAACCactatggtgatgatgatgactccgGTTGCATATGGTCCAGCCCATAATAAATTGCAGTGAACTCTATGTTTATGTGTAATATGGTGCCAATAAAGTATACCGAAGTTCCAAGAATAAAATGTACGATGCCGGGGTCCAGTGTTGTCCATAAAAATATACCCTCTTGCACCAACAAGTGAGAACACTGAACCTGTACATAATACAGTCCCTTGAATGATAGTGTAATTTCCCTTGTATTGCTTATGTAGATGATCAAATCCAAACTCGACAAAGTTCTTGCTGCCATGGTTTACCTCTACACGCTCACTTGTCAGCACTTGTTCGGGAGGTGGCCATGGTGACTTCCAAAGCCAGTGACTTCATTTATGAGGGAAGGAAACCATAGAAGTCATGTAGTTTTGTATAGGAGGGTACCCCCATGTTTGTACCGGCCGCAGGTGGTGGCCAATGTTGTAACCAAGTTGTGCCCCTGGGGAGATTCACTATGTTGGCAATAGAAAATGCCACTTCAGGTGACAACCTTCCATTGGCATCATATCTTTGGTCATAGGTTTGCGAGAAATAGCCAACTCCGCTCGTTTTATTACTCATAGATTCCACTAGAATGCCACTTAACAAACCTTGTGCTTTCTATTTCGAAATTAATGTAGCATCACCAACGCTCATGCACTTCAAATAACTTGCTCGATGAGATGAACGTCACTGTTGCAAATATGCATATTGGTATTGCCAATGACCACAAGGCCTCCCAATATAATAGAACTCACACCAGCAACTTCTCATTGCAGCAAATACTTGTAAATAATGCCCATCATAAGAGCTAGTCCAGTGCAAGACCAAACTGGCAGCACAAAAATTGAGACCCTCATGTGCCTGGCATGTAGATTATTTCCCAAATATACATTGAGTTACTGGACGTGGATCTTGAGGATCGGTTGCTTCTGAATGCCATTTAAATGATGGCCATGGTATTGGACGTAGCATTTGTCCTTGTTGCTTTCTATTCACATTCTCATCAGCATGTACATGGGGGTCAACACGGCAATGCGGTCAAAGCATATGGTCCAACCTCGTGTTGACGCCATGGTGTCCTATGGGATGGGAAATGGCCACCACGCTGAGGTTGGCTCGGCCTCTGGAGGAGCTGTCGAGAATGGGATCACGCTCCCCATGGTGAGGGGCACCTCCACATAAGCATACGTCAGACCACCAGTCAAGCTTAAAGCAGGTGTTGTTGCAGCAACACTGATGGCTTCCATGTCGAGGTTCTCTTTGCACACAGCAGAGGTTGCAGGCTCAGAGAAGATGTCAATGGTGGGGTCACAACTCGGGCACTCCGTTGAACATGTGATAGGCGTTGGTGCGGCAAGGCTATTGCTGTCAATGGCGACGATGTCATGGTCTACACCGCACTCTGCTAGGGTAGCGTGCCCGAGAAATACGTCTGTGACTATCACCGTAGGCATGAGAATGTGAACACCATGGTCGTCGTCAAGTTTTTTCACAGCCATTGCCGTCTCCTTAGCGATTTCATCCTCTCTTATCCGGGCAAGGGACGAAGCACCAGTAATGCTTGATGGAGATCGCGACCGCGCGGCACTTGGATATCTTCCCGCAAGCCCATGATGTACTGGTGGAAGAAGCTCTTGATGCTCAGGTTGGGGTTGATATCCAGTACGTGTTGTAGGCATTTCCAGAACTTCGTCGAGTACTCGGCCACGATTGTGGTCTGCTTCTGCTTGAGCAGCGAGCACAAGTGCAGGTTGTACTCCAACGACATGTCTTGAATGTCGAGGAGGCAAGCACGCTCTCATAGATGCACCTGCCATGCATGGCCAGAGCCCGCGTTGCCCTGCTTCTTGATCGAAGTTGAACCACCGCCTCCACATGGTGGATTTTCTGGAACACGGAGATCTTGAGTTCTTGACCACGCCATACACTGTAAACACCTGCTGCAGTGTCTCCTTATTGATCAGGTAGTACACATGGTGCACAGTGATGTGGAGAATGCCACCGGTGAACACTTCTTGCTGGCTggacatttcgtcgaacacctggtgggcaggAAGTGGGTGGTGATTATTTTATTGGCTCTGCGCTGAGGGTTTGGATGGCACCGTTGCTCCACTCCAAGACGATCCAACCTAGCCTGGGGATTTTGTGCGATTCACCGAAGCAAATCACACCCAGGTCAATGGATGTTACGGATCTAGTCGATAGAGTTGAGGAACACACATCGGAAGCACAATTttgaggctctgattaccaattgTCATGACCCAAACTCACGGATGGGACGAACAACTGGATTAGTACCAATAATTGGATACAACTTGGGGATACAAAGAGATTTGAGGTGAGAAATCCGCAAGAAGCAGGGGAGAGACAGAAGTAGCAGAGGAGACGAGGAACAGAGCAAAGACGAGAAGATGAAGATGACACTAATTCAATCGCTGCCTCCTCCTATCCTCCCTCAGTTGCATATGTAGCCCATGCTGGTGGGACCTAGCCCTCAAATGACCAGCCCATCTCTAAGCCCAGGTTACAGACATACAATGATATAGCGCGCCCATAGGTGGGGTGTTACATGCATCTCTTCACTTGATCCAGGCATCTGTTGCTAAAAAAACTTAATTCAGACAGCTCCTCGCTCGATATAGCTACATGTTCGCCTGATTTTTCATCCGCCTCCGAGGAATAATTAGATGGGCGACTCTTAGAGTCCATGGTGTGGGTTGAGAAAATAGTAGGGAATAACAAACAGAAGGGAGGGTTTATAGATGGAGCATATGCACCTATAATCCAATCAGAGCTTAGTGGcggtggggcgggggggggggggggggggggggggaggtgaagTATCCATTCATAGTCCACATGAAATTTGAGAGATGATAGGTGAGTCAGAGCATAGCTTATCAATGCTACATCCCATCACCGATCCAATGATCTCTATCCTCCACCTTACAATGCACACATCTTCTGCTTTTCAGGAAAAAGATTGAGTTGATGGGCCCCCACCACAAAAAAATTCCATAGAGTCATGTGAGACTGTAGGGGATAGGAGAATAGTTTCTAGGATGTCTCCACCCCTATCTATCAACATAACAACATGTACTTGTCTTTACGTGTCGTGACTCAAGGTGGTAATGGGAATACCCATATGGATATTGTTACCCATCTCCGTCCCCATTCTCACGTGCGAGGGTAAAAAAAGAAAAATCACACCCCTGTCTCCATCGGGAGAGGGAGTGGGCAAATGTTGGCAAATGTCCGCCTCTCCAGCTCCTCTGATTCCACCATGTTGCTGAAAAACAAACATAATTTTTCCCCGTATCTTTCTTAATTGCCAAATACATATAGAAAACACAACAACTTTGTATAGTTAATCCCTAATTAACAAACTATACTAGCCATCGGGGTTTATTTCATGTTACAGTAGAAAATAACCGAAGTTTGCTAAACTTCTGTGCTTCAAACTCAGCGGAGCATTTTGCATCTATAGCATAAGAGCAATTAAACTACGCCGAACCAATCTTGCGTCGGAACTCCTGCATCAATTTGATCTCCAATGACGCGGGAGAACATTTCGTTCATGGCGAGTCATCCGTCATAGCAGCCCAAGGATGATGTAGTAGAGCAGGACGATCGGAAGCGCTATTAGCATGCCAAATATGACCCTGCAGCAAGGCAAAAAGAACTAGGTAAGTAAACATTTGCTCGTAACTAAACACTTGACCGATTAATGTCATTCTTCATTTCAGATATACTTTAAGTGCGGTTTTCGTCCCATAATTGGTCTCGAATTAGAATTTTCGCCAATGGTATGTTTCTCGACATCGACATCGCGTCGAGCCTGATCCCATTCCCCTCTTTCGATTTTGACCCGCTTATTTTTATTAGGGCGTCAGTCGattgagacttaaccaagtctcagtcaagtgatatAGTATAGTACTCCTAtataagaagaaaaaggaagattTTAAAAGAGATTTTTGTACAAATATATTTAATAGCGACGCTTCCTGTTATGACAAACCACCAAATACGTTACCTGAGCCGAACCAAACGCGTCGTCTAGAGT
This DNA window, taken from Triticum aestivum cultivar Chinese Spring chromosome 1D, IWGSC CS RefSeq v2.1, whole genome shotgun sequence, encodes the following:
- the LOC123183229 gene encoding mitogen-activated protein kinase 17 yields the protein MGGRARSLIRWLRHHRSRRVSSASSSSSSHLTAHTNTSSATTATSDLRARSLPQPQDDEVHWEEQEQEQEEVADGPESDPEGYIVLEREGEAGSLRVVVPRAPARTNPPPRMDPGKKTSESEFFTEYGELNRYQVSEVIGKGSYGVVAAAIDTQTGERVAIKKINDVFDHVSDATRILREIKLLRLLRHPDIVQIKHIMLPPSRREFRDIYVVFELMESDLHQVIKANDDLTPEHHQFFLYQLLRGMKYIHAASVFHRDLKPKNILANADCKLKICDFGLARVSFNDGAPSAIFWTDYVATRWYRAPELCGSFFSKYTPAIDIWSVGCIFAEMLIGKPLFPGKNVVHQLDLMTDVLGTPSAESLAKIRNEKARRYLSNMRKKPKVPLTKKFPGIDPMALHLLERLLAFDPKDRPTADEALTDPYFTGLANSEREPIAQPISKLEFEFEKRKLGKDDVRELIYREILEYHPQMLQEYLRGGDQMSFMYPSGVDRFKQQFAHLEKGGAKGEKSSPQLRQNASLPRERAIGNKHGDSDYQVKLNTGEKPVHASVTDGISKPLMSARSLLKSETMSASKCIGEIKNKDDEYESVDAADGVSQKVAQLKT